A genomic window from Salvelinus namaycush isolate Seneca chromosome 5, SaNama_1.0, whole genome shotgun sequence includes:
- the LOC120047481 gene encoding glyoxylate reductase/hydroxypyruvate reductase-like — protein MHTAQKIMKVFITRRIPQEGLKILSQAGVCKVSLWDSDEPVPRAELLKGVAGAHGLLCLLSDKIDTEVLDAAGPNLKVISTLSVGFDHMAMDEIKKRGVRVGYTPDVLTDATAELTVALLLATARRLPEGVVEVINGGWSTWKPLWLCGYGLSGSTVGVIGLGRIGMAIARRLKPFGVKKLLYSGRTAKSYAAEVEGEYVPLDTLVSESDFVVVSCALTPDTQGLCNKDFFCKMKNTAVFINTSRGAVVNQEDLYQALSSGQIACAGLDVTTPEPLPTDHPLLTLKNCVVLPHIGSATYSTRGVMAELSANNLLAGLQGTDMPSELKF, from the exons ATGCATACTGCACAGAAGATCATGAAGGTTTTCATAACAAGACGCATCCCACAGGAGGGATTGAAGATTCTGTCACAGGCTGGAGT ATGTAAGGTTTCACTGTGGGACTCGGATGAGCCTGTTCCAAGGGCGGAGCTTCTGAAGGGCGTGGCGGGGGCCCATGGCCTGCTGTGTCTCCTGTCGGACAAGATCGACACTGAAGTTCTGGACGCAGCAG GTCCAAACCTGAAGGTGATAAGTACCTTATCTGTCGGATTTGACCACATGGCCATGGATGAGATCAAGAAACG AGGGGTGCGTGTGGGCTATACTCCAGACGTCCTGACTGATGCCACGGCGGAGCTGACCGTCGCCCTGCTCCTGGCTACAGCTCGGCGGCTACCAGAGGGCGTGGTGGAGGTTATAAA tggagGCTGGAGCACCTGGAAACCTCTGTGGTTGTGTGGTTATGGTCTGTCAGGCAGCACTGTTGGTGTCATTGGACTGGGACGCATAG GTATGGCCATAGCCAGGAGGCTGAAACCGTTTGGAGTGAAGAAGCTCCTGTACTCTGGAAGGACAGCCAAATCATATGCTGCTGAAGTGGAAGGAGAATACG TGCCCTTGGACACGCTGGTGTCTGAGAGTGATTTTGTTGTGGTGTCCTGCGCCCTCACACCAGATACCCAGGGGCTGTGTAACAAGGACTTCTTCTGCAAGATGAAGAACACTGCTGTCTTCATCAACACCAGCAG GGGTGCAGTAGTGAATCAGGAGGATCTGTATCAGGCTCTGTCCAGTGGTCAGATAGCTTGCGCTGGGCTGGATGTCACAACCCCAGAACCACTCCCCACCGACCACCCCCTCCTCACCCTCAAAAACTGTG tGGTCTTACCCCACATTGGCAGTGCCACCTACTCCACACGTGGCGTCATGGCAGAGCTGTCCGCCAACAACCTGCTGGCAGGCCTACAGGGCACAGACATGCCCAGCGAACTCAAATTCTAG